In Kitasatospora gansuensis, a genomic segment contains:
- a CDS encoding nuclear transport factor 2 family protein → MSGTPQEIFQRYVYAGSLTRNADALAENFTVDGVLEAPLVPAGAAFPRRLVGREEIRTAMAAYYERQPKDGPAPNLEKTGFVLHTTADPDVFIAEIDTVFDGDDGGADVTVSLVQIFRIHNGKIARLRDYFAPDLVS, encoded by the coding sequence ATGTCCGGAACGCCGCAGGAGATCTTCCAGAGGTACGTCTACGCCGGTTCCCTCACCCGGAATGCCGATGCCCTGGCCGAGAACTTCACCGTGGACGGCGTCCTGGAGGCACCGCTCGTACCGGCCGGCGCCGCCTTCCCCCGGCGGCTGGTCGGCCGCGAGGAGATCCGCACCGCGATGGCCGCGTACTACGAGCGGCAGCCGAAGGACGGCCCCGCACCGAACCTCGAGAAGACCGGATTCGTGCTCCACACCACCGCCGACCCCGACGTGTTCATCGCCGAGATCGACACGGTCTTCGACGGAGACGATGGCGGGGCGGACGTGACCGTCTCACTCGTACAGATCTTCCGCATCCATAACGGCAAGATCGCCCGGCTGCGCGACTACTTCGCACCCGATTTGGTGAGCTGA
- a CDS encoding acyclic terpene utilization AtuA family protein translates to MGGAEPAGEARVLRIGNASGFYGDRFGAMREMLTGGPLDVLTGDYLAELTMLILARDRLKDPGLGYARTFLRQLEECLGLARDRGVRIVVNAGGLNPGRLAEAIGELAAKQGVPVRLGVVDGDDLLGRPELPGGLLAANAYLGGQGIAECLRAGADLVVTGRVTDAALVSGAAAAHFGWGATDFDALAGAVVAGHVLECGAQATGGNYAFFHEHDVTHPGFPIAELHADGSSVITKHPGTGGAVTVGTVTAQLLYETSGARYPGPDVTARLDSVRLAEDGPDRVRISGVRGEAPPPTLKVGLNRLGGWRNEVVFVLTGLDIERKAELIQRQLKSSVRAEEVRWTLARTDHPDADTEETASALLRLAVKGRDEKAVGRAFTTAVVELGLAGYPGFHLTAPPGPAAPYGVFETAYVDAASVPHRALLPDGTHRTIPAAPVTRPLERVEDPPLPPPLPEGPTRRVPLGHAFGARSGDKGGDANLGVWARTDHGWRWLAHHLTVDRLRELLPETAELPIDRQLLPELRAVNFVIAGLLGEGVAAQHRFDPQAKALGEWLRSRHADLPEEIL, encoded by the coding sequence GTGGGCGGAGCGGAGCCGGCTGGGGAGGCCAGGGTGCTGCGGATCGGGAATGCGTCGGGGTTCTACGGGGACCGCTTCGGGGCGATGCGGGAGATGCTGACGGGTGGGCCGCTGGACGTGCTCACCGGGGACTATCTGGCTGAGCTGACCATGCTGATCCTGGCCAGGGACCGGCTGAAGGATCCCGGGCTCGGGTATGCCCGGACCTTTCTGCGGCAGCTGGAGGAGTGCCTCGGGCTGGCGAGGGACCGCGGGGTGCGGATCGTGGTCAACGCCGGTGGGCTGAACCCGGGCCGACTGGCCGAGGCGATCGGGGAGTTGGCGGCCAAGCAGGGGGTGCCGGTGCGGCTGGGCGTGGTCGACGGGGACGACCTGCTCGGGCGGCCGGAGCTGCCCGGTGGGCTGCTGGCGGCCAACGCCTACCTCGGGGGGCAGGGCATCGCCGAGTGTCTGCGGGCCGGGGCGGACCTGGTGGTGACCGGGCGGGTCACGGATGCGGCGCTGGTCTCCGGGGCGGCGGCCGCGCACTTCGGCTGGGGCGCGACCGACTTCGACGCGCTGGCGGGGGCGGTAGTGGCGGGCCACGTGCTGGAGTGCGGGGCGCAGGCGACCGGCGGCAACTACGCGTTCTTCCATGAGCACGACGTGACGCACCCCGGCTTCCCGATCGCCGAGCTGCACGCCGACGGTTCCAGTGTGATCACCAAGCATCCGGGTACCGGCGGCGCCGTGACGGTCGGCACGGTCACCGCCCAGCTGCTGTACGAGACTTCGGGCGCCCGCTACCCGGGCCCCGACGTGACGGCCCGGCTGGACAGTGTCCGGCTGGCCGAGGACGGGCCGGACCGGGTGCGGATCAGCGGGGTGCGCGGGGAGGCGCCGCCGCCGACCCTCAAGGTCGGGCTGAACCGGCTGGGCGGCTGGCGCAACGAGGTGGTGTTCGTGCTCACCGGGCTGGACATCGAGCGCAAGGCGGAACTGATCCAACGTCAACTAAAAAGCTCAGTACGGGCAGAGGAGGTCCGCTGGACGCTCGCTCGTACCGATCACCCGGACGCCGACACCGAGGAGACCGCCTCCGCGCTGCTCCGGCTCGCCGTCAAGGGCCGCGACGAGAAGGCGGTGGGCCGGGCGTTCACCACGGCCGTGGTCGAACTCGGCCTGGCGGGCTACCCCGGCTTCCACCTCACCGCGCCGCCCGGACCGGCCGCTCCGTACGGCGTCTTCGAGACCGCGTACGTCGACGCGGCGAGCGTCCCGCACCGGGCGCTGCTCCCCGACGGCACCCACCGGACGATCCCGGCGGCCCCGGTCACCCGCCCGCTGGAGCGGGTCGAGGACCCGCCGCTGCCGCCCCCACTGCCCGAGGGCCCCACCCGGCGGGTGCCGCTCGGCCACGCCTTCGGCGCCCGCAGCGGCGACAAGGGCGGCGACGCCAACCTCGGTGTCTGGGCCCGTACCGACCACGGCTGGCGCTGGCTGGCGCACCACCTGACGGTCGACAGGCTGCGCGAACTCCTGCCGGAGACCGCCGAGTTGCCGATCGACCGGCAGCTGCTCCCGGAGCTGCGCGCGGTCAACTTCGTGATCGCCGGACTGCTCGGCGAGGGCGTCGCCGCCCAGCACCGCTTCGACCCGCAGGCGAAGGCGCTCGGCGAGTGGCTCCGCTCCCGGCACGCCGACCTCCCGGAGGAGATCCTGTGA
- a CDS encoding acyl-CoA carboxylase subunit beta gives MTTLPTQLDPAGPEFHANRDAMLAKLAALDAEHAKALAGGGPKYLERHRSRGKLPARERIELLVDPGSPFLELSPLAAWGSDYPVGAALVTGIGVIEGTECVITANDPTVRGGASNPWTLRKALRANEIALHNRLPLISLVESGGADLPSQKEIFIPGGALFRDLTRLSAAGVPTVAVVFGNSTAGGAYVPGMSDHTVLVRERAKVFLGGPPLVKMATGEDADDESLGGAEMHARVSGLADHLAEDEHDALRITRRIVHRLHWRKAGPGPDATAAPPKYAEEELLGLVPGDLKVPFDPREVIARIVDGSDFDEFKPRYGPSLVTGWAELHGYPVGILANAQGVLFSEESQKAAQFIQLANQRDRPLLFLHNTTGYMVGQAYEQGGIIKHGAMMINAVSNSKVPHLSVLIGASYGAGHYGMCGRAYEPRFLFAWPSAKSAVMGPQQLAGVLSIVARQSAAAKGQPYDEEADATIRAMVEQQIEAESLPVFLSGRLYDDGVIDPRDTRTVLGICLSAIHSAPVEGARGYGVFRM, from the coding sequence GTGACCACACTGCCGACCCAACTCGACCCGGCCGGGCCGGAGTTCCACGCCAACCGGGACGCGATGCTGGCCAAGCTCGCCGCGCTGGACGCCGAGCACGCCAAGGCGCTGGCCGGTGGCGGCCCCAAGTACCTGGAGCGGCACCGGAGTCGGGGCAAGCTACCGGCCCGGGAGCGGATCGAGCTGCTGGTCGATCCGGGCTCGCCGTTCCTGGAGCTCTCCCCGCTGGCGGCCTGGGGGAGCGACTACCCGGTCGGTGCGGCGCTGGTCACCGGGATCGGCGTGATCGAGGGCACCGAGTGCGTGATCACCGCCAACGACCCGACGGTGCGCGGCGGAGCCAGCAACCCCTGGACGCTGCGCAAGGCCCTGCGGGCCAACGAGATCGCGCTGCACAACCGGCTCCCGCTGATCAGCCTGGTGGAGTCGGGCGGGGCCGACCTGCCCAGCCAGAAGGAGATCTTCATCCCCGGCGGGGCGCTGTTCCGCGACCTGACCCGGCTCTCGGCGGCGGGCGTGCCGACCGTGGCGGTGGTGTTCGGCAACTCGACCGCGGGCGGCGCGTACGTGCCGGGGATGTCCGACCACACGGTGCTGGTGCGCGAGCGGGCCAAGGTCTTCCTGGGCGGCCCGCCGCTGGTGAAGATGGCCACCGGTGAGGACGCCGACGACGAGTCGCTGGGCGGCGCCGAGATGCATGCCCGGGTCTCCGGCCTGGCCGACCACCTGGCCGAGGACGAGCACGACGCGCTGCGGATCACCCGCCGGATCGTGCACCGCCTGCACTGGCGCAAGGCCGGGCCAGGACCCGACGCGACGGCCGCGCCGCCCAAGTACGCCGAGGAGGAGCTGCTCGGCCTGGTGCCGGGCGACCTCAAGGTGCCGTTCGACCCGCGCGAGGTGATCGCCCGGATCGTCGACGGCTCGGACTTCGACGAGTTCAAGCCGCGCTACGGCCCGAGCCTGGTGACCGGCTGGGCCGAGCTGCACGGCTACCCGGTCGGCATCCTGGCCAACGCCCAGGGCGTGCTGTTCAGCGAGGAGTCGCAGAAGGCGGCCCAGTTCATCCAGCTCGCCAACCAGCGCGACCGGCCGCTGCTCTTCCTGCACAACACCACCGGCTACATGGTCGGCCAGGCGTACGAGCAGGGCGGCATCATCAAGCACGGCGCGATGATGATCAACGCGGTCTCCAACAGCAAGGTCCCGCACCTCTCGGTGCTGATCGGTGCCTCGTACGGGGCCGGGCACTACGGGATGTGCGGGCGGGCGTACGAGCCGCGCTTCCTGTTCGCCTGGCCGAGCGCCAAGTCCGCGGTGATGGGGCCTCAGCAGCTGGCCGGGGTGCTGTCGATCGTGGCCCGGCAGTCGGCGGCGGCGAAGGGGCAGCCGTACGACGAGGAGGCCGACGCCACCATCCGGGCCATGGTCGAGCAGCAGATCGAGGCCGAGTCGCTGCCGGTCTTCCTCTCCGGCCGGCTCTACGACGACGGGGTCATCGACCCCCGCGACACCCGCACGGTGCTCGGTATCTGCCTCTCCGCGATCCACAGCGCCCCGGTCGAGGGCGCGCGCGGCTACGGCGTCTTCCGGATGTAA
- a CDS encoding AAA family ATPase, with protein MIVWLNGTHGAGKTTTSALVQQLLPDSRVFDADKVGETLMDITPGLPGTDNFQHWPPWRPLVVDTARRVLDYTGGTLVMPMTVLVEQYWREISTGLAQHAIPVRHFVLHADQETLRGRIAGDTVLGPNSPFRLKYLEPYAEAARTWLHAEAEVVDTTHLTPAQAALRIAEAVKS; from the coding sequence ATGATCGTATGGCTCAACGGCACCCACGGCGCTGGCAAGACCACGACCAGTGCACTCGTGCAGCAACTGCTCCCGGATTCCCGGGTGTTCGACGCCGATAAGGTCGGCGAGACACTCATGGACATCACGCCGGGCCTGCCCGGGACGGACAACTTCCAGCACTGGCCGCCGTGGCGACCGCTCGTGGTCGATACCGCCCGCCGCGTACTCGACTACACCGGCGGCACCCTGGTGATGCCCATGACCGTCCTGGTCGAGCAGTACTGGCGTGAGATCAGCACGGGTCTTGCCCAGCACGCCATTCCGGTACGGCACTTCGTCCTGCACGCCGACCAGGAAACCCTCCGCGGGCGCATCGCGGGGGACACTGTTCTCGGTCCCAACTCTCCGTTCCGCCTCAAGTACCTCGAGCCCTACGCCGAGGCGGCCCGCACCTGGCTGCACGCCGAGGCCGAGGTCGTCGACACCACACACCTCACACCCGCCCAGGCCGCCTTGCGGATCGCCGAGGCCGTCAAGAGTTGA